The genomic DNA ATTTCTTTATTGTGTACAGTGTCTGTATGTTAGGACCACAAACCTCTGAAAAACCacaatttgtgttattttaattgttattcTGTCAATATCACAAGGATGAAATATGATGCTTCCTCTATGTCAAACtacatctttaaaaaacactttcacCTATAATagatatgaaatatttaattattaatgctaacttttaaaaaataaataaactcttGTGTTCTCTCTTCTAGGACTGTTGCTTGGCTGGGAAAGAATTCACACTGGCTGATGTGCTTGTTTTTCCAGACGTGGCTTATCTATTCTATTGTGGGTGAGTAGGTTAAAGAACCAAAAATGACTTTTAGCTGCTTGTCAGGATGGAATAATGAACAGTTACAATTGCACGATGTAAAGTGTCACAGccagttttctccttttttttttttttttttgtttactgtagATTAAGTACTGAGCGTTACCCTGCACTGGCAAAATACTACAACTCTCTGAAGGACAGACCCAGCATCAAAGCCTCCTGGCCTCCTTACTGGTTTAGTGTCATTGACAAGGAAGTGCTGAAAACCGTCTGAGATCTAAATCCTCCTCAGTGGACACACTAACTGTTTCTGTTGTGATTTGTTATGTAACCACTCCTTGCattgcacaattttttttttacaaattacatTTTGCTTCTGCTATGAAGAGCAATTTTCTACCATAATTTAATGGtgatttttaaatgcaaatgattCTTATTGTGTTGCgaacaaaagcaataaaaaagagAATTTCAATTTGACTGCTTATTAATCCCAGTTcattacaacaaaaagaagaagatattGCAGAGAACACTATGTAAAGatgatgttttgtatttttcaagGAGACTACATACAAGATGATGAAGTTTGATAgcatgtgtttttctggggtacGTGTTTTCTCTGGCCTCTAAGAATGTAAGGGAGAATGAAAACCCTATGTTAAATGTTTATTCTATCTGGGCAAGGTCCAGTAAGTCTCGAGACTTGAAACCCCCTCTCtatgtgttttaatgtaaacCATATGTAGGTGGGTCCACACGACCTATATAATCTTACTCAGAAGAACATCCATTGTCCATTTACCGCATGATGTCTGGATCACGAGCTCGTCTGTATTCAAGTACCCTTAACTTGATCTACCTGTGTCATCTCTTCATTGAGGAGCATCCAcaataaaatcatcatcattTCAAGGTTGTACCAGTTATTGCACATAAGTAGGTGGAATGTGTATGTGATGAAAAAGTGCAGCAGTAAACAGAGGTAGACCAGTGAAGTTTATAATGTGGCattgtaaagtctgactgatGTTGATCTAAAGGACCTGCGGAAACACTCTTTCTTACACTTAGGTGTAACAGTCTgttgctgaagctgctgcttaAGGAGTTCACAGTCTGATGCAGAGGGTGGGAGGAGTTTCCTATGACAGTGGACAGTTTGGCCACAGCCCTCCTCACTCCCACCACCTCAATGGAGTCCAGGGAGCAGCCACAGACTGTCACGAACTGGGGAGGGCTGggcccgagcagagagccacaccaccaagaccagaggagatttAGAGTGATTTATTGCAAGAGTGGGGAGTGGCTGGTGAAGTGGGGGGTTTTGTccaggaacggggggtccaTGCAGGAGCAGGGGTCTaggcaggaatgggggtccaggcaggaacgggggggtccaggcaggaacggggggtccaggcaggagaaaaacCGGTGATGACTTGGGTTGGGGAGAgctggaggggaaggaggacagCAGGGATTCTGGACAGCTGAATCTGGCAGaggcagaaggaaaaaacaaagtaaaaacaaggcaggaactcaaaacGGATCTAGTGAGAGACTAGAGAGCAAAactgaactgcatggttcttgtttaacaatctggcagggagtggaaggatgagctggTACTTATTGCAGATGTGTGTAATCAGGTagatgattgtcagctgtccgggagccgtagaggtggttgattgcctgagtggagtcagctgagaagcaagactccactcaggcaccgagctgcagagggagagacaaggcagaggagcggatgggagacagcaagacagacagggcagaggagcggatgggagacaggcaggacagacagggcagaggagcggatgggagacaggcaggacagacagggcagaggagcggatgggagacaggcaggacagacagggcagaggagcggatgggagacagacagggcagaggagaagggagctgtgacaCAGACTGtgcaggctttttttttatcagtctgtTAAGTCTGTTCTTATCCTGCTCAGAGCACCCCCCTCCCAGCACACCACTGCATGGGAGACCACTGACGCCaccacagtgtcgtagaaagtcctCAGCAGTGGCCTGCTCACACCAAATGATACGAGCCTCCTCAGCAGGGATAAACAACACCGACTTTTCTTGTAAAGAGAGTCAGTGTTATCTGTCCAGTCTAGTTTGTTATTTAGGTGGACACTCAGGTACTTATAGGTCCTCACTCTCTCAGTGTCAAGTCCCTAGATGTTCAGTGGAGTGTATGAGGGTTTCCTGTGGAAATCCATCACCTTCTCCTTTGTCTTGCTGGCATTCATTTGTAGGTGGTTCTGCTCGTAACAGTCGACAACGTCCATGATGACCTTCCTGTATTCACAGTCGTTCCCCCCTGACATGCACACTATGATGGCAGTGTCATCGGAGCACTTCTCGACATGACAACTGTCTGTGGAGTAGCGGAAGTCTGATGTGTAGAAAGTGAAGAGGAAAGGTGAGAGTACCGTACCCTGAGGGGTTCCTGTACTGCATATCaccatcagacacacagtcctgtAGCCTCACATACTGGGGTCTGTCTGTGAGGTAGTCCATGGTCCATGCAGCCAGCTTAAGGTGATCTTCACCCTAAACAGTGAGGACTGAATTGTATTGAAGAAGTTGAAGAACGTGAACCTCAGTGTTACCAGTGTCCTCCAGGTGAGACAGGGATctctgcagcaggtagatgacagTGTCATCCGTCCCAGTACCAGACTGGTACGCAAACTGCAGGGGATACACCAAAGGATGAAGATGGTTCAGGACGATCTTCTCAAATGCCTTCGTCAGGTGAGAGGTTAGGGCCACGGGTCTAAAATGGTGGGGCTCCTTGGGGCATGAGGTACATGGGACTGGGACCACACAAGAAGTCTTGCACATGGCAGGAACTCTTTCTAGTCTCAAGATTAAGTGAATGATGTAGCAGACTACCTGACAGAGCTGCTCTGATCATTCTCTGAAAAATGAGTTTCCATGACTTCCTCCATTTCTGATGTCAGCTAATTCCTCACAACTCGGGAACtcaaaattttcagaaaatttctGCTTACAAATTTGTGAGTACAGCATTTCTCAGTCAGTATTTAAAAGAACATGATAAACCCCATTTGAAGGCAGCAGAAAATGCAAACAGAGCGAACCTAAACTCCTTGGAGATCTAATCAGTAAATTACATCAGCTGGCCTCCTCATTGGCTGGAGGACCCAAAGCGAGACGAGGACACCCTGAAGGACATCTGATATTAACACACACTTGTAAATGTGATGTTCTGGTGTGACCTCTAATGCAAAGCTTTCAATCTGTGTCACACCCGTGCAGGTGCAGATATGTGGTTCTTTTTTTGGAGCCCTCTCTTGTCAATTCTTTGAGCAACAAGTGTataaatgcaggctgtgttaaaCTGTACATCAGGGGTGACTACTTCAGGGTTACTGGATAGCAGCTGAGTGTGTTGTTTGAAGGTAGATCCCTGAGCAGAAccatgtgtttttcttgtgatttcTGCAGCCTTCTCTCATTCAACAAGTTATCTTTTGATTAGAAACTGTGTTGAAAACATGACTGAACTATTGATTATTTCCAAACACAGTTTGCACTACTTCACCGTTCTGTTGATACTGGCAGCTGCTCAATGTCACATTGTCCACAGTTCAAGAACAGGCACAAAGAAATTCTCCCTCCGTGAACACTCCCTTTTTTTTTGACTTGTCATTGGTGGTGACACAATAATGGGATGGGACTAAACTCCCagtttgaaataaaaccagGCTTCTGTGTATTTCAGTTCCACTCCTCACTTCGTTCACCAAACCACAACATCTTCTGTCTTCTGTCAGTTGTTGCACTTCACTCTGAAACTATGGCCAAGGACATGACTCTGCTGTGGGGCTCCGGCTCTCCTCCCTGTTGGAGGATCCAGATCATACTGGaagagaagcagctgcagggcTACAACCAAAAGCAGTTCTCCTTTGAGAAAATGGAGCACAAGTCCCAGGAAGTCCTGGACATGAACCCCAGAGGTCAGGTGGGTTGAAGTCAAACTAGCCGTTTACCTAGAAACCAGTCAAATCCTCTCACAACTTcagtctgcattttttttttagatatgtGAATTTATACAATACATGCTTGAACTTAAAGTAATTATCTTAAGCTTTAACTCCCTCCTTTCTGTCTTAAAGCTTCCTGCCTTCAAATGTGGCAACCATATCCTGAATGAGTCCTTTGCCGCCTGCCTTTTCCTGGAGGTGAGAACTTGGCCGAGGTCTTGAACTGGGATCtagttcatatttcatgcagcCAAGGAGTTAATAAGTAGGAGGGCTATTCCGCTTGTCAGACAAGCAGACATCCTACACCgcagaggaaaagaaacaggAGCTCCATGCTGTTCTTCATAACAGTTCCTCTTTTTTCTGTTCTATCAACAGAACCAGTACAAGTCCCAGGGAACCAAGCTGATTCCCGATTCCCCAGATGCACAAGCACTGATGTACCAGCGCATGTTTGAAGTTTTCACACTCGTCGAGAAAATGTGTATGTTAACCCTGATGTGCATAACTGAAGTATTTGGCTCTTGTTTTGCAAGGCAAGACTTCTGTGCTAGCCCTGAAAAatacatccatctatccattatgTATACACTATGTAGATATACATCTATATAAtattaatcctcattagggtggaatgggactggagtctatcccagctgacttcggGTGAAGgcggggacactctggacatgTTGCCAGTCTATGacaggctacatatacagacaaacaatgatgatcacattcacacctatagagaatttagagttaccaattaacctcagcatgtttttgccTGTGAACGGCAACCACTTCAGGCTGTTATTTGAACCATTTTTACTGCCCTCAGTGTGAAGCCGATGTTATCTAATGATGTCTTGACTGACCCCAGCCACTGCTGGTAAAGACAAGCTAAGGCCCAAACACAATGTGGAAGTCCATGTTATGCAACATGTGTACAGATGTCTTTGATTAGCCTCATAGCCCTCATATCTCAGAAAATGGTTGTTCCAACTAAATACCTGTTGACATTTTCCAGTGGCTGTTATCGCCTACAACTTCTGGGTCCCAGAGGGGGAGAGACACGACTCTGCTATTCAGAGAAACAGGGAGGCTCTGACAGCTGAGCTCAAGCTGTGGGAGGGATATCTGAAAAAAACGGTAAAAGCTTGAACACTCACACCACACACTACAGAGTGTAACCTAAGGAGGCATTAATAAGCAAGAGGCTGTAATATAATGTTACAatacagcagcagaactttgtaTTACTGTTATTGTTTTTCTCAGCCATATTAAATGTAATCTAAGTGCTGCATCAAGTATCATAATGATCATGATGATGATTTTGAAGAGTTTTTACAGCTGCAGTTTATACAAATTTAACTTGAATCTTAGCAGGATGGAGGTAAATGACTTAATGCTTAAGGAACAGCTCAgcattttaataaagcatttgACGAGAACATTTATATGTTGGGCTTTTCTCAGGTAACAAAAGGCTACACAAAGACCTCCAGgttgctgttgtttcttttaatttgctacatttaaaaatggctgctggatcatttctctatTGAGTGGAGTGTGTGTTGGGACTGTAAACCTCTGAAAAATCacaaacagtttgttttatttcaactGGTGTTCTGTCAATGTCAAACAGATTAAATATGATGTGGTAATTCATGAGTTTCACAGGTGCCACCTGGTAAACTTTGTTATCTTTAGATATAACCAGGCCACCTGTTTGGCCCCATTTCCTTAAGATAAGCTGACAGGAGCTTGGTGTTGAGCTTCCATCAGACCATTAAAAGAGACCTTTCCCTTCATGCCAGGCtatatcttaaaaaaaacaaaacactttcaccaataatggatttgaaatattaaattattaatgCTAACATTCTTCACAAATTCTTGCATTCTCTCTTCTAGGACTGTTGCCTGGCTGGAAAAGAATTCACACTGGCTGATGTGCTTGTTTTTCCATTCATTGCTTATATGTTCCATTATGGGTAAGTAGGTTAAAGAACCAAAAATTACTTTTAGCTGTTTGTCAGGATGGAATAATAAACTGCATCAATTTCACAAGTTAAAGGGTCACAGccagttttctccttttatatttttttcctgtaggTTAAGCAGTGAGCGTTACCCTGCAGTAGCAAAATACTACAACTCTCTGAAGGACAGACCCAGCATCAAAGCCACCTGGCCTCCAAGCTGGATTACATTCATCGACCAGGATGCGCTGAAAGCCATCTGAGATCCAAATCCTCCTCAGTGGACACACTAACTGTTTCTGTTGTGATTCAATATGTGATCACTTCCTTTCATTGCACTACTTAAAAAACTATGCTTTGCTTCTGCTATGAAAACCAATTTTCTACCTTCATTTGTTTGTGACTTTAAGTAGAAAAGATTGTTATTGTgctggaaacaaaaggaataaaaaagaGAATTTCAATTTGAATACTTAATTATTTCCAGGTCATCATTCACAGAGAATTCTTTCAGACCATTTATGCATAAAAAGTGAGCAAAAGATCTGAACAAGTGAGAGTCATACCTTTAAAATAAGTAATACTAtggaattatatttttaaattgtagaCAGGCATTTGACCTTCAGCACCAAATCTTGGCTGTGGGATTTGGGTGCTCTTTTTACATTTCAATAAACATGATTACAGCTTTGACTTCCTTCCTGCACTTTTACACTTTTGACAATAGAGGTCACTGAAGGAAAACTGTAAATGGTAACACCACAGTCAGAACATGTACTGTGGGTTGTTTCATACCAAGACCTCAAATAAAAGACTAAATCACACAGCATgaagatagttttttttttttcaataccACTTCTTGTGTTTGATTTCTCACTCTGATATCAAAGCAGGTGATTTATTTCCCACACATGGTGTGATTGTAAGTTTCAATGGTTGTTGTAATCGGTTTAATCATGCTGCTCAAGAAAAAGGCAACAAGAGGCAAAATACAATGCAGTCACCACATTCTGCGTGACATAAAAACTAATATGTCTGCAGACCAGGAATGAAACGATAATGAAACACAGAAGACTGTCCTGAGGTCTTGGTGCCAGAACATTTGAACACTGATTTAATCTGTACTCAAAAGCAATTCATAGACCCAAGAGGTCAAACTTCACCTGGGTAATATAAGGTTACATaaagcagtttgtgtttttaaagtgtgGTTTAAATGAAGGGTTTATCAGTGCGATAAAGTTAAATATGTTTGTGTCCTTGGTCACTGCACACAAAGGTAGCTGCACATTAAACTACTGCAAGTGAGTAGCTGAGTGTGTCAACAATCAATTCTGCAACCAGATCAACGTTGGGACTGAAAAACAGTCCTTTGACCAGCTT from Acanthochromis polyacanthus isolate Apoly-LR-REF ecotype Palm Island chromosome 11, KAUST_Apoly_ChrSc, whole genome shotgun sequence includes the following:
- the LOC110947741 gene encoding glutathione S-transferase A-like isoform X5, producing MAKDMTLLWGSGSPPCWRIQIILEEKQLQGYNQKQFSFEKMEHKSQEVLDMNPRGQLPAFKCGNHILNESFAACLFLENQYKSQGTKLIPDSPDAQALMYQRMFEVFTLVEKMLAVIAYNFWVPEGERHDSAIQRNREALTAELKLWEGYLKKTDCCLAGKEFTLADVLVFPFIAYMFHYGLSSERYPAVAKYYNSLKDRPSIKATWPPSWITFIDQDALKAI